AAGAAGCAACAATAGTCTAGTTCACATCATTTTTCGGATGTTCTGGTTGTTAATACAACAAATAATTAAGCACTGTTCgagaataaggaaaaaaagaacacgtatgttgaaaacaatggcgagaTCGCGGAAGAGATTGCGTTGCCTCTGTTTATAACTGATCGATTGATTTTACGGCAAATCAGTGGAGAAACAATCGAAatatatacgaaaaaaaaaacaggaaataaaCACTGCGAGATGTCAAACGacagttttcaaaaagtgttggAAGTGTTTCTGGAAGGCTAAGTGCGGACGTTTTGCTCCTCCATCTTGGAGGATACGTTGCTTCCCTCCAGtagaattatattttttgGTGTGGTCCAATTTTTTGCTCTCGTTTCGAGGATCTTCGAATATCCgcaagaagtttttcttcaaccATTTGGTTATATGGTTTGATGAGAATGATCTCACGTCTGGGCGCTACTAGCGAAAGTAGGTACGCCTGTGTTCTCCTAAATGGGATAGATAAATAAGCGAACGGACGAAAACCCTGTAAAGATTAGCTTCAATCaagttccagagaaaaaaggttgtgccaaaaaaaattgagaaaaagtgTGAGGTCCTGTTTAGAATTTCGCAACGCTCTGCGAAATTAGATTATGATTCTGagtatttcttgttttccttttttctcagaacCGCTGCCGATAAGGCTCCCGAGCCAAATTCTTCGTCAAGCAGATGCTTTGAAATGATgcttttgatatttttgcgtagtttttgattgttttgagAAATCCACCGATTTGAACAGTGCAACTACTGGAATTACCTGCTATGTTTCTACGAATCTCTATGGAAATTCCCTGAAATTTGCTGATTCAAGTGAAAATAGctgaggaaaaagtgaaagattaaagaaaaacaaactaaaaagacaaaagaagaatagTGAAGGAGAAAATTGATAGAAATTGCTCGAAACACATCAGAACGATGATCCACCTTTAGCTAGGAACTGCATGGAATCATAATCATAATCTAGTAAGACTATCCAGAATTTCAACGACATAGGCTATTCAAGTGTGAACTTATAGACATAACGAGCCAAAAAAAATGGTCAAAATTGGCACCGCTTTCTGGAAAAGTGGCGAGGTTGGTTCGCTCTTTGTGATTGCATGCGAGCGTGAGAGCGTCACCACGAATGCTGGAGAAACCAAAAAACTTGTGAATGTGATCTTTCCCCAGGAAAAGTCGCTGCGAAAATGTATTGGATGAAAAAAGGATGGTAGGATTAAAAGATGgtttaaaattgaataaaataaaaaaagatgggTGAAATAGTGAAATAGTGGAAGACGGTTATAAATTACTGGGATTAAGTAACAAGTCATTGCGAAGATGAGCCATACATTTTGTCTATTTATGGATGGTTTTTAAGTACATACTTCAAAAAAGTATAAACGGTTCATGCTCGCTTAAAAATTCCCTTCAGTGTCGTTTCCAAGTCGAGAAACTGTCAAAattcagaacaaaacaaagtaaaaaaaataaaatagaatataagatgtgataataacaataatagaagTAACAGTAGAATTGCAGAAGTGTCacagaataaaaatggaaggaaaataCGAAAGCTCACCCCATCGCATAAAGCGGCTCCTCCACTTCGACCTCCTCGCGTCGACAACGGCGACTCGGAGTTGCGGTCCTGACGCCACTCATGTTCTGAAATTCCAGGAATTAATAGTCACTCAACGCTTCATTCCATCACTTAAGGTCCCATCGATTTTCGTGTACGACAGAGAGACGAACGACGTCCAACAACGGAGAGCTCTACTCAAAACACGTCGCTGTAATGCAAAGACATGAGGATTTTTTGCGGAACAAAATCGAAGTGATGACGTCTTTTGAGAAACGTGAATGTAATGTGAAACAATGACTGACGCACAATTGTTTGAAGTCGTCTGGAGATGCTGAGATTTTCGTTAAGAAACAACAAACAGGAGAAAACCCTCGACATTTTCTTATCCTTGTGCGAGATTGAGAGGGTAGTGGGATATAACCTAGCAGAAAAAGTTCACTAAATTTAATAAGTTCAAAGTTCAAAAGTTcaagcaaaataaacaaatagatgaAAATAAGGGTAGATGCTGTGGCGATCAACGCAATTTCCATTATCTTCAGCTTATATGTTATGGTTAGGAGATATTTgaatcctttattttcttttgcttatgattatatttcatcttttattttttgtttactataCTTGGGTGATATTCTAaccttttattctcttttgcttatgcttatttttcatttttttttattatttacactggttttttcctttttatccatttttaaGTATATTGATTATTACTTCAGTTGAAATTTCTGCGGATCTACCTAAAAATTTGATCTTTCATGGGGTGATAGGAACTTCTCGGCAAGACTGAATgcaagtaagtaagtaagtaagtgagaaagagcaaaaaaacttTCGGTTAGATTCAAGAAGGAAGTCACACGATGAGAAAAAGCGAGctaaaataaagtgaagatACCAGTATTGTTTAAATGAAGACAGATGCCCAGAAATGTTAGTGTTATAGTGCAAGAAGAAGCTTTTCGCAGCTCTTCGTCTATACAATTTAGACGTCTCAGTATTCGGAATTCATTtgtaaattatttgtttacaacagaaaaacaaaacttctgTGTagatatgaggaaaaaaacgaattgtACGAAGGAAATTGGTGACGGCTATGAAATGACTGAAATGAGTGATGAAATGACATAAATCTCCTCCAGCGTTCACATGAATGAGATTCACTCGTAAAATTTTATGAGATCAGAAATATAGGAAAAATGCACCTGGAATTCATGAGCATTAGTCAGCTGAGGAGTTCACAAAGCAGCATCAATTTaagtcacttttttccaaCACTGATAGCGAAATCAACCATAATAGGACTCTACActtttggaattattttccTGTTATACTTTTTGGCTCGCGCATTTGGTTTCAGTTCAGAGATGTCGTTAAGAATATctaaaccaaaaaagaaaaggattacTGAAAAATCGTGACTAAAGAAAATTatagacaaaaagaaaatatccattCTGACCCCATTAGCAGTGAAAGAATTGGATTTCATGCAGATGTGTGGTTTGTGTGCAGAGCtgcaaagaaaagagaaatattcaTGTCTAAGAAATTTCCAAGCAATCTTGAAATCCGATATTGAGCGTTAATGCATGAAGATAGCTGGGAAGAAATTCGCGTTTTCTGGAGTCACCGGAAATCCGAGTGTTCCTGAATAGTATTCCATTAGGTTTAGAGTACTGCAGTAAATCGTCCCACAACTCCGCCGGTATTTATATTCGTGATCAAGTATATGTACAAAAATCACCTAATTGTTGAACATTTAGTTGTTCAAGGAAATCTACGCGTAATTTTGGGAGCACAATGAATTGTGATTGTTGGTGCGTTGTCGTGGTAGGATGTCCATCGATCAGTCTACGATTAGGATTAGGCGAAGGTTCTCACATAAACAAACACTTGTTGCGTACCCCAACGAGTTCTGAACAAGCGAAACCCCAGAAACCTAGTTGGCTCAACTGATTCGGTCCGAATTCCGTTTTTCTAAGTTCATGGACTCTTTTCGACATGTTTGCGATACGATTCAGAGTAGATATCTTAAgtggatttttctagaaaaattaatgAGGAAATCCACTCTCCTAGCAGTATGGGTCGGATCAGTAACGAGCGATGATTTGTCACATACTGCGTTTGATTAACTTCCCGCGGTCAGGGAATCGTTTCAAAGCTTCACACTTTTCcgcacgatttttttttgttaagaagCGAGACGAGTTCCTTGTTGACGGAGCCCCGCGCAGGTCTTCGGACTGCGCGTCAAGAGACTTGGCTCTTCGGCTCGCCTCCTGTGGAGGGCCTTCATGAAACCACATTCACGTCTTGTGTGTAGCACAGAGCGCTCTTAATAATTCAATTCATTAAGGTGATAAATTAGGATAGCTTGGACCACCAGCAGTCGGTATCTCAAATGCTCCTCAAATGTTTTGTCCTACGATCGTTAATCAACAATTTAGCTTAGACTGAAATTAATCAACAATTTAGCTTTGACTGAAACCTAATAGAAACAacagattaattttttttttagcatggCAGCCTATACCACTAATGGGACACAAATATCCACAGAAGAACAGTATCTAGGATACAGCGGTCCCACTAGTAAAATTTATGAGAAAGCGTAGTTCGCCTCCGACGTAGAAAAGTTTTTGTGCCAGCAATTCTTTCCGGAGAACGCGCAAAGGTTGCAAGCACTGATCGGAAACATTCATTCGTTAGCTTTTCAAAGCCGTTTCTCCCACAGGAATCCTTGAATATTTAAGTTCAAGCTCTTCACGCTTAGGATATACTGTATGTCATAAGCGTGAAAGGGTTAAACCTAAGGAACTATTTCGAGCTATGGCAGATATTTATAGTTAGTAAGTATTTATTATTCTGACCGTAATAAGCTAACAAGTAAGCAGTTtcaggtttaaaaaaaaggattgtgGGCGTTAAAAAAGTAGATTGTTTAGAAAACCTAACCTTTTTTCTATAGAATATACATATAAACAATTTCTGCATGAAATATTCCTCTTGAATGAACACGCGTGGATTTTCCTATTTCTCGATGAGGTAGCAATGAGTTGGAAGTTCGACCCTTCAGtctttttccttgaagaacCATGTAATGGTGGCCTATCGGAACCAAAAGATTAGAAACCTTTGAAACAATTTTCCTAAACATTAAAACTATCATTTTTgttggaattatttttttttcttgaacccTAACCTGGCTACATGTGAATGTTACAGTATTCCTATATCTCGTAAGAAGCTCCTATTTTTCGTACTATTAAggtcatttattatttattatgtggTGAAATAATGCAGTATATAAATATGCAAAAGAGTGagtaaataacataaaaatatcGTAGTATTTACACTAAATAGTTCTATTCAACTAATTAAATTATCAAATTCAGCACTGTTCAGTGTCTCGACCAAAAAATACATTGGTTTGAGGTTCATTCGCAGCTGTTTGAAGATTGCAGGTGttttcttagaagaaaaaggcagcaaatttcaaaaagaacctAGTTAGTTGAGTAAGGTTAATCTAATTAATAAGGTTATTAGcttagtaatataataaagcTGAACATTTTCGCTAATTTGCATATGTAAAGACATACATAATACTCTTTTATGcgtgtttgtgtttttcttttgcaaattttctagACTCTTCCAAAGATGAAGACAAAAGATGATATGGTAGACTGAGACGAGGAGAATGTGTGAAGTACGGCTGTCCGGGGCCATAGTTGATGGcctgatagaaaaaattcccATATGGCACTAACTGGCCAGACGAGTAGCGCAATTATTCGGAGCAACACGGCACAGCAGACGTCGCGCAATCCGCACAAGCTGGTGGTGGTCCTGATTCGGGGGAAGtataaaacaatataatatgTAGGTACTATTTTCTTGAGCAGAACCGAGATTGTTATCGATCTTTGTTCTGCCTAACGTTTCGGTGTCGCCGCCTGCTTCAGACCCTAGAAAATCAAGTCATGTACAATCCATCTCTCAGTCGCCCTGTCACCCCACAAAACATCACTCGGGAAACAGATTACTCACCGGTAGCTTCTGAGTAGCAGACCAGAATGGTGCTAACAATGACGGCCATAAACTGTGATGTTAGCATGCACCACCTATTGTTAGAGCTGTTAGTGCGCCACTAGTAGCAACTAATAACGACGCCCATTGCATTTGACCTCGTGGGCCAAAACCTGCAAAGGTTTTGAGATACGGTGTCAGCACGTTGGTAACCGCGATGCACTCTCCTCTCAAGATTGGACTTTTAGCTGCCGTATGAAACGTTTCCAATGTTATTCGCACCAGAACATTTGGATCGCGTGTCAAGATCGTGACTGCTATCCTGGAAGGGTTCTtgtcatgacattgtctgcgatGAGTATCTGAAGGGTTGATAGTTTTGAGTTTATGAACCCATCCAGAGGCTTACTAACTCGGTTAGATAGTGCTCTTCCTGCTTCGCCAATGTACACAGCCCCGCATTACTGACATTTGATCAGATAGAGGACTCCCGacactgctgcaaatcctacctcacgcctcaaagcggtggccctggccgtcgggcagctatggtggggagacttcgtctcggcaggttcaaccatgccacaaaggtgtccggctagtagcccggtccttgggccaaggctacaggctagctaagtgagggggtagtacgacgattccagTGCCAGGCTgatagcttgctagtgcgacaagccgaccgaggacaacacccccgtcgcgtcatactgctaatatctactatgtgttcttcagaagctagggcgtaccctagaagcgacgcgcatcgACGCGatgtcctcgcccgggcaatgtggcaaatatgcgagggctaccagctagaggacggagccggtcaaagaagttagtccgccatcgccagcaacatccagtgcgcttggcaacacttaacgttgggacgttCACTGGAaaaagtcgtgaactggcagacagtctcagaaaacgccgtgttgacatatgttgtgtacaggagactcgctggaaaggctccaagtcaagggaattaggcgatggctacaagctcatcgaccacggcacatcaaatacaggagaagtggaattgcgagtcgtatctgcttatgcgccacagatgggttgtagtgaagaagagaaggcgtgcttttgggaaaatctggagcagtacgtccaatccctggaaggcgaagaagtacttctaatCGGAAGAggcttcaacggacatgtcggttctcggaaagacgggTTCGAGAGTTGTCCTGGTGGATACGGGTTTGGAGCTGgcaacgacgacgggttgcgaatcctggagtatgctgttgcaagtgacttgattaTTGCTaaacgcagtatcggaaaagaaagtcgcatttgatcacgtacaccagcggcggtcgtgaaacacaaatagatttctggatgttacgccgacgagatcgccgacttctgcaggattcaaaagtcatccctacagaccatgtcgtTGCCCCACACCATttgctcgttatggacttgaaaatctcccgcccagggaagagacatccaaggactgaaacagagcgcatcaaatggtggaatctgaaagATCGAGAAGAGATATTTTTTgtgtccgtggctccatctgcacttccccaccctactcgtagtgtggaggaaatgtggtcgtctacctccagcgttatacgcttgaccgcggagaacactctgggaaagacgactctaggtaagcccaaaGTACAAAaagctacgtggttttggaacgaggaagtttaggcggcaattcgtgagaagaagtccaagtataagctctggtgagAGACACGAACTCTAGgacacgtcagcctgaagatcggggtgcttacctagcggcgaagagggaggctaagaaggcagtctccaaggcgaagtcggaccgctacaaggttGTGTACGACAtacttgataccagagaaggcgagcgggcagtgtatcgtttagtcagagcgcgacatcgctcaacgttggatatagAACACACCAatatcgttaagggagctgatggagccgttctgcgccgcccTGGTCAGATCccggagaggtggcgagagtactacaaccacttgtgtaacgaagagttctgtcatcctccgatcccaactgttcccagcgtcgagggtcctgttctaccaattactgccgtcgaagtcagtgctgccctcgcaaaaatgaagtctaacaaggcaaccggtcctgatgacatacctgctgatgtctggaagctgctaggagatcgagggtccgtgcggctcgcaactctatttaacaagatcgttgcagaaggacggactccagacgtttggcaaacttccgtgaccgtgcctgtctggaaagggaaaggagacattgctgactgcactttgtacaggcctatacgactgctgtgccatacgatgaaggtttttgagcatGTCCTGGaggctcgtctgaggaaaattgtcagcgtttcactcaaccagtgcggtttcttgaaggactgcagcactatagatgctatccatgctgtccgtatccttctggagaaacatcaagagaagaaccgcagtgtgcatcttgcttttctcgatctcgagaaagctttcgaccgtgtcccacatgagctgttatggatgtacatgaggtcgcatagagtaccagaagaatatgtgcggtggacaaagctactttatgcgaagcctaccagcgttgtccgatgtgctgctggaacaagcaggccattccctggacaagtaggggttcaccagggttcatccctctcacacctgctgttcatactgtgcatggacacgataacgaacgaaatccagaagcagcacccgtggactctactctttgccgatgATGTGCGTTGCtcgctcgcgtcggagtctcgaggtgatcttcagaaacaagtacagtcttggaaggatcggctgcagaaatatggattgcgcctcaacacatcaaaaactgagtacatggagtgcagaccaaggatagaggatggttcaattcgtgtcgatggcaccgaattgaacaaggtgaactgtttcaagtaccttggatccaaagtgacttccacaggcgacattgatcaagaaggtcgagcacgtgttaatgcggcatggatgaaatggaaaatggcaacaggcgtactgtgcgacaagaaagaccttgttcgactgaagtcaaagatctacaggacggttatgcgtcctgttgccctttacggatgcgattCCATTTAGAATGGGTGAACTTTTCCCGGGTACCCATTAGAGTGAGTAATATGGTTAGCCATGTTTAGGGAAGCAATGCGCCTTTGAGCCTCCGGAGAAACCGCTGCGGctgtcttaaacatatttttaatgacagattttttggttttcttgggatgcgccgaATGATAATGAATTAGAATGTTCTTACTACACGGTTTTCGGTACCACTTTGTTTTTAACTTCCCTTGCACAAATGTAGCTGTACATTGAGAAACGAGAACAAAGTATGTTTCAAAGGGTAAGAAAATAGAGAGCACCGTAcgaaaagtaataaaattatatgcacaaaataagaataggaagaaatatgaaaatggaTTAAGCTGGAATACGGAAggaataaattattaaaataattaccGTAGGTATTTTTGTCAAGTGCATCCCTTCATAACAGGAGGTTACCTTTGTTAAAATAAACctaacacttttttaaaagttaatCGGTTGGTACTGCTATGAGTCTTAGTGTTGAGCATCGTTATATCTCAGAGGAAAACAGTCAAATACTTAATatcttttcaaggaaatattCGAGCGAAAAAATGTGGTTTCCACACTTTAAATCCAGTAAATAGAAGATAATTCTTCGATagatgcaaaaagaaaaatgaacaaatccTGGGTGGAAACATCCACATGCTTGACTAGTAAGAAATCATGTACTTGAAGCcagtagaaattttttctaatgcGATTTTGAGTCATACGTGTGCAAAATTGCAATTtataaacatttttgtttaGACAGCATGGCCTATTTGTAGACACAAAAAATACATATGTAATTTGAATGTAAGTGGTCGAAAAACCTCATTTACGAAGAATTTTTGAGGTGAAGACATAGTTTTAGCATGACATGGCCTGATGCTCCCGAATGCGGTCGTGGAACATTTCAGCTGTTCCGTAGTGAACCGATGAAATATTCTGATGACAACAACCGACCGCTGGCTCCAACCCATTAGTCACGCAACTAATTTTACCTGCACAAGACCACATTTTTCCTCCAGTATCATCGATCATTCAATCGAAGAAAGCCTTCCTTGTATAGCCAGATAATTTATTAGGAGGGCTACAGCATCGCCAGTGATTCTGGAAATCTTTGGAGATGTACAATATCGAGGGTCAATACCATTCCCACCAAATACTGCGCTAGTAGTAAAGAAACAGGAAGAGAAGTACCCCAGTTTTGCTTTATATGGAAGCCTATTTCAGTAGAATGAAGTTAAAACTAGCGCCTAGAGACCAACGCTCAATGAGGTGGTAGCTAATCTTACGAATAGTTGTACGAACCACTATATTCGTGATACTCCTGAAACGTAGCGCAATCTTATATTGCTTATTTGCATTTATATTTGTCTTTATACTTACCATTATggttgtatttatttatgttttttttgttatgccaacgaggtttaggtgaaacttttttattggcctgacgtttcgacaaactcgtctttttcaaaggcctgaaaatggttcgaggtctttgattccatgcatatcccatcaaactcctcctctctcctcgccaagcctcgatattgttccaagtacaccacgcaagaccttaaaaggaaaacaactgaccagtttcaccaaCTAACGGGGTTGGCAAACCACCGGGTTCTttaagattgtcaccaaggcgaatgagatctacgcgcTGTGCAGTATCCCTAAGTACCGGTGtttggataacgttaaggaactgcatgtggggcaatcttatagaGTGTGaagaacggcaagaagtcattggtaattgataagcactcatttttgttattcatggacggattcctgactGAAATCCAGAAtacttccaatgccttcctagcagatatttctttttcgtgggctaatatcgtacatttcacttcaaactcatttccatcatgcttatcatttttgtggcgccctaaCGTTGTCATCGAACTCGCTCTCCTTTTAGCAGctaaatgttccttgatacgcacgttcagcatccttccagtttctccaatataaatggcgttCCAGTACTTAAAAATACTGCACAgcgcgtagatctcattcgccttggtgacaatctttaagaacgcggtggtttactaAACctgctagtcggtgaaactggtcagttgttttccttttaaggtcttgcgtggtgtacttggaacaatatcgagggttggcgaggagagaggaggagtttgatgagatatgcctggtatcaaagacctcgaaccattttcaggcctttgaaaaagacgagtttgtcgaaacgtcaggccaataaaaaagtttcacctaaacctcgttgtcataacaagaaaacataaatacactctcaaatgccgaggtttcaagaagagaggacttggagattggttgcatttatattttatttacatgtatattatttatatctcTTCACCTAGGTCTTCTCTCCTATTATAAGGCTCTTGTTCCTTAAAATCTAGATTAGGTTAGTCATAGCGCTAGCATAGAAATCCATCGCTTGAAGGTTTTTAAAACAGAACCTTGCTTCTCAGGTCAAATTTATTGTCTTCCTCGCAAATTGAAGGCTGTACAAAGGAggcaaaaacaatttttttacagttGAAAGAATCCGGTCcttttgaagagattttttcttagtCATCCTCTCTCCTAGACCTCAACAACAACGCAACAGATTCTTAAAGAAGCAGATTTAAGCAGATTTTTCGTTGCCGTTTGAATGGTAAATGCTGAAAAGTCATGTCCAATACTAATATTTTGAGCTTTTTCCTGACAACAAATATGAGTGATCAGCGTGGAATAGCAATTTCATTGGCAAGATGTATGTTGGATCAAAAATCTaggatttcttttgtattcATGGGATATGGCTGACAATGCTGCTTGGATTGGTTTATCTTGGCATCGATCGGAAATTCACCATAAACTGTAATTCACCATAAAGTTTTAGTactcaaatatcagccttccATCTGATATTAGAATTTTCCGATTCCACGATTCTTAGACGTTGTGTCACGAATAGGACAATCTGCTACTGTTAGGAAGTCATAAGAGTGATAAAAGACAGAACGCTTGGAAGAACAGGTGTGAATTCCCTCATGATGAATCCCAGGTCAGACCTACCAATCATTTGCCATGATTTCTTGtgaagccatttttttttcgcttcaaaccgaaattttcaatgttttgcaTTTCTCTGATTGTGTCTTAAAGGGTTATCTCCATAGCTACATTAGAAACTTAGATTAGGTTTCTACTTAGATGTTTGAACAAATTTCCTGTTCCCAGATATCAGCAACTTCCTTATCCAGCATTGagtaatctttcttttttgcgaaAATAGATTGGTCAGccttttatttcaattccaGCGACTTTAGAGGGTATTGGTTTCATTGTGTGAGGTCCCGTTGCGAAAGTGGAGGATCGCGTACTAAAAAGAGTTGTGTGTTTCAAGTAGTTTTTGCGTTGTTCACTCGTCATCTTATTTCCAGATGTCCCCTTGTAAATCCTTGTATGgagctgttttgttttttttaacatcaacaattttttttgtcggtGTGAGCGTGTTCGGATCTACGTATGCTGAAATCGGaagtgaaatatttgtttaaaggcatcaccccacgaatctgaggtggtgcagatttcaggtggagtattcgtatacgggatgggagactatggagagggggatgattccgtccatttcttccttattgccgtagaaaacggcctggaagatacggcgctgCACAGGGCTGGTGCGTCGAACTCCctatagaaaatagtgcgctagaACGCCTCAAGCCGattcttccgagccgttttttacggcaattaggaagaaatggacggaatcacccttctctccataagcTACGATGCCGTTatgaatgctccacctgaaatccgtaccacctcagattcgtggagagatgcctttaatcattcAATAAAATTGACGTAATTGGatgaaatttcccaaaaactgCTTTCCGAGTACGTTGGTTCTCGACAATCGATGTAGACagatttgaattttattttattttttgaatttttggattAATTTGTTTGCAGCATGGTTTCATTTATGGCTTGTCGCTGATATGTTGCTGGAACGCGAGTTTGTTGTGGTTTCTGTCAGACAAATACTTTGAcgattttctccttcttcggGACCAATATCGGAAATTGTGGGATGAATTGTGCgttctccagaaatttttatgctcgcttttcatgtttatttgaTAGTATGAATCCTGCACGGCACAACAAATTTTGAGTAAATCACAGTTTCAGACTACAGACAATCTGCTTCGATTTCTACTCTAGGAAAACTTCCATGTTCCCCTCTTTAAAAAAGCGCAATTTGTTATAAATCATTAATAATCTGCTGTGAAAATAATCCGTTGTAGTTCCAGAAGGTGTCGATGTTATTCTGTTTTGTCACGTTGTTTCTCCGTAATAACTAAACTTTGCTTTGGAACTTTTTAAATCTTCCGCAATTACACTTTCAAATTCTGcgtctgttttcttttttccccttttttacagcaatttttTGAACCAACCGTGGATTTCTGACATAAATGACTTAGACATACTGTAGTAGTTGAATTCTCTCAGTTAAACAGATATGCAGTGTTGCTCATACATATTTGTGTAGATTTACCCGGCTGTACCCATTCATGCACGTGCAAATCACGTGAGTTCGTTGCATCGTTCAAGCTGCTGCAAATTCCCCTGCATTTCACTGTTctctctttcctttccgttcttCTTCTCAGTTCTCACTTTCTTATCGAAACGTACGCTGCCGAAAAATAC
This is a stretch of genomic DNA from Necator americanus strain Aroian chromosome II, whole genome shotgun sequence. It encodes these proteins:
- a CDS encoding hypothetical protein (NECATOR_CHRII.G5703.T1) yields the protein MSGVRTATPSRRCRREEVEVEEPLYAMGRTQAYLLSLVAPRREIILIKPYNQMVEEKLLADIRRSSKREQKIGPHQKI
- a CDS encoding hypothetical protein (NECATOR_CHRII.G5704.T1), whose product is MRGLPARGRSRSKKLVRHRQQHPVRLATLNVGTFTGKSRELADSLRKRRVDICCVQETRWKGSKSRELGDGYKLIDHGTSNTGEVELRVVSAYAPQMGCSEEEKACFWENLEQYVQSLEGEEVLLIGRGFNGHVGSRKDGFESCPGGYGFGAGNDDGLRILEYAVASDLIIAKRSIGKESRI
- a CDS encoding hypothetical protein (NECATOR_CHRII.G5705.T2), translated to MLRRRDRRLLQDSKVIPTDHVVAPHHLLVMDLKISRPGKRHPRTETERIKWWNLKDREEIFFVSVAPSALPHPTRSVEEMWSSTSSVIRLTAENTLGKTTLGKPKVQKATWTRQPEDRGAYLAAKREAKKAVSKAKSDRYKVVYDILDTREGERAVYRLVRARHRSTLDIEHTNIVKGADGAVLRRPGQIPERWREYYNHLCNEEFCHPPIPTVPSVEGPVLPITAVEVSAALAKMKSNKATGPDDIPADVWKLLGDRGSVRLATLFNKIVAEGRTPDVWQTSVTVPVWKGKGDIADCTLYRPIRLLCHTMKVFEHVLEARLRKIVSVSLNQCGFLKDCSTIDAIHAVRILLEKHQEKNRSVHLAFLDLEKAFDRVPHELLWMYMRSHRVPEEYVRWTKLLYAKPTSVVRCAAGTSRPFPGQVGVHQGSSLSHLLFILCMDTITNEIQKQHPWTLLFADDVRCSLASESRGDLQKQVQSWKDRLQKYGLRLNTSKTEYMECRPRIEDGSIRVDGTELNKVNCFKYLGSKVTSTGDIDQEGRARVNAAWMKWKMATGVLCDKKDLVRLKSKIYRTVMRPVALYGCDSI
- a CDS encoding hypothetical protein (NECATOR_CHRII.G5705.T1), translated to MDLKISRPGKRHPRTETERIKWWNLKDREEIFFVSVAPSALPHPTRSVEEMWSSTSSVIRLTAENTLGKTTLGKPKVQKATWTRQPEDRGAYLAAKREAKKAVSKAKSDRYKVVYDILDTREGERAVYRLVRARHRSTLDIEHTNIVKGADGAVLRRPGQIPERWREYYNHLCNEEFCHPPIPTVPSVEGPVLPITAVEVSAALAKMKSNKATGPDDIPADVWKLLGDRGSVRLATLFNKIVAEGRTPDVWQTSVTVPVWKGKGDIADCTLYRPIRLLCHTMKVFEHVLEARLRKIVSVSLNQCGFLKDCSTIDAIHAVRILLEKHQEKNRSVHLAFLDLEKAFDRVPHELLWMYMRSHRVPEEYVRWTKLLYAKPTSVVRCAAGTSRPFPGQVGVHQGSSLSHLLFILCMDTITNEIQKQHPWTLLFADDVRCSLASESRGDLQKQVQSWKDRLQKYGLRLNTSKTEYMECRPRIEDGSIRVDGTELNKVNCFKYLGSKVTSTGDIDQEGRARVNAAWMKWKMATGVLCDKKDLVRLKSKIYRTVMRPVALYGCDSI